A window from Chryseobacterium vaccae encodes these proteins:
- a CDS encoding VOC family protein → MHPKFEAGINIAIKIPKNKYEKTIAFYKNILKLDVEEKPINNPTVSRTHQVKFGSNIVWLDCVDNYTHSETWLQLTVPNVEEATQYLQSNGVETCDEIEELPENMHWITDPAGTVFNLQQT, encoded by the coding sequence ATGCACCCAAAATTTGAAGCTGGAATTAATATCGCTATAAAAATTCCAAAAAATAAATATGAAAAAACAATTGCTTTTTACAAGAATATTCTGAAGCTGGATGTGGAAGAAAAACCGATTAATAATCCCACTGTTTCCAGAACCCATCAGGTGAAGTTCGGCAGCAATATAGTATGGCTGGATTGTGTAGACAATTACACCCATTCTGAAACCTGGTTACAGCTTACCGTTCCCAATGTAGAAGAAGCGACCCAATATCTGCAGTCAAACGGTGTGGAAACCTGTGACGAAATTGAGGAACTTCCTGAAAACATGCACTGGATTACGGATCCTGCCGGCACAGTGTTCAATTTACAACAAACGTAA
- a CDS encoding bacteriocin-like protein encodes MKNLKKIQRQEMKVIKGGINCPGGQICLIGGKWQCMPYDGCGGGNQP; translated from the coding sequence ATGAAAAATTTAAAAAAAATCCAGAGACAGGAAATGAAAGTAATTAAAGGCGGGATTAACTGCCCGGGCGGACAAATATGCTTAATCGGTGGAAAATGGCAATGCATGCCTTATGATGGATGTGGCGGCGGAAACCAGCCTTAA
- a CDS encoding bacteriocin-like protein, producing MKNYKKISRDQLKSINGGAAGCSEACCPPPGIKKCPWVLCYAPCDILM from the coding sequence ATGAAAAATTATAAGAAAATTTCAAGAGATCAATTAAAAAGTATCAATGGTGGAGCAGCTGGATGCTCTGAAGCATGTTGTCCGCCGCCGGGAATAAAAAAATGTCCCTGGGTGCTTTGTTATGCACCATGTGATATATTAATGTGA
- a CDS encoding YciE/YciF ferroxidase family protein has translation MAKSTTKKTSASKSTATKKTIKTPAKKGAAKELKDLFENSLKDIYWAEKALVKALPKMHKNATDKKLKEAIEAHLLETQIHVKRLEECFKSLKKRPQAKKCDAMQGLLDEGKSIMEETLAGSVRDAGIIAAAQKVEHYEIATYGTLAAYAKVLKENFCLKNFLATLGEEKKCDALLTKVADTRLNSKALQ, from the coding sequence ATGGCAAAATCCACTACAAAAAAAACGAGTGCAAGTAAATCAACTGCTACAAAAAAAACAATTAAAACTCCTGCTAAAAAAGGAGCAGCCAAGGAGCTTAAAGACTTATTTGAAAATTCACTGAAAGATATTTACTGGGCTGAAAAGGCTTTAGTAAAAGCTTTACCTAAAATGCACAAAAATGCTACGGATAAGAAGCTTAAGGAAGCAATAGAGGCTCATTTACTGGAAACACAAATTCATGTTAAGAGACTGGAAGAATGCTTTAAATCACTAAAGAAAAGACCTCAGGCAAAGAAATGTGATGCTATGCAGGGACTACTGGATGAAGGCAAAAGTATTATGGAAGAAACACTAGCAGGATCTGTCCGAGATGCGGGTATTATTGCAGCAGCCCAAAAAGTGGAACATTATGAAATCGCCACATATGGAACACTGGCTGCGTATGCGAAGGTCTTGAAAGAAAATTTCTGTCTTAAGAATTTCCTAGCTACCCTTGGGGAAGAAAAAAAGTGTGATGCTCTCTTAACTAAAGTTGCCGATACAAGACTTAATAGTAAAGCTCTACAATAG
- a CDS encoding low affinity iron permease family protein, whose translation MKKNLFDRFSDWAVCFTGSAGAFIGASLMVVAWAATGPMFKFSEVWQMVINTGTTIITFLMVFLIQKAQNKDSKAIQIKLNELIASYENASNRLVDIEDLSEDELDQLHKFYEKLGKSPGNKKGPSGKRDDKYKQSRYK comes from the coding sequence ATGAAAAAGAACCTTTTTGACCGATTTTCCGACTGGGCTGTATGTTTTACAGGAAGTGCGGGCGCATTTATCGGCGCAAGTCTGATGGTGGTTGCATGGGCAGCTACTGGCCCGATGTTTAAATTTTCAGAGGTTTGGCAGATGGTAATCAATACCGGAACAACTATTATTACCTTTCTTATGGTATTTCTGATTCAGAAAGCACAGAATAAAGACTCTAAGGCTATTCAGATTAAACTCAATGAACTTATTGCAAGTTATGAGAACGCAAGTAACCGGCTTGTGGATATAGAAGATCTGAGCGAAGATGAACTTGATCAACTCCATAAATTTTACGAAAAATTAGGCAAATCTCCCGGAAATAAAAAAGGACCATCTGGCAAAAGGGATGATAAGTATAAACAAAGCCGTTACAAATAA
- a CDS encoding catalase, producing MKKSKENKNEKLNQLESLSTSNDIEMLTTNQGLKINNNQDSLKSEERGPTLLEDFILREKITHFDHERIPERIVHARGSGAHGVFKLHKNMEKYTKAGFLNQVGKETPVFVRFSTVAGSKGSTDLARDVRGFAVKFYTEEGNYDLVGNNIPVFFIQDAMKFPDLIHAVKPEPDNEIPQAASAHDTFWDFISLMPESMHMIMWAMSDRAIPRSLRMMEGFGVHTFKFINNEGTVNFVKFHFKPKLGVHSVAWDEAQKISGIDPDFHKRDLWEAIENGNFPEWDFGVQIIPEEDENDFDFDLLDPTKLIPEELIPVQIIGTLTLNKNPENFFAETEQVAFHPGHLIPGIDFSNDPLLQGRLFSYTDTQLSRLGSPNFHEIPINRSVNGVHNNQRDGHMRQQIVKGKVSYEPNTIGGGCPFQAMMKEGGFTSHQERVSGNKIRARSKSFVDHYSQAKLFYNSQSDHERKHIQKALIFELSKVNIPDIRERVVGQLGYIDRDLAAKVGEKLGIKVKKLDQPNQSIPADQNPDTLQSESLEPKPDKSEALSMHNTIKDTIKSRVIGFIVANGFNEDKVNILKNKLESLHARVDFIAPSMAPVKSEKGTLINPKHTLTNTASVCFDALYICSGKNAVQELLNSENKNGVLNFVNEAYRHCKAIYFGDETEEIYIFSNISDKKHDDPAVITSEHQNGIEKFVKAVAGHRVWELETERNS from the coding sequence ATGAAAAAAAGTAAAGAAAATAAGAACGAAAAGTTAAATCAGCTTGAATCGTTAAGTACATCCAATGATATTGAGATGCTAACAACCAATCAGGGTCTGAAAATTAATAATAATCAGGATTCCTTAAAGTCAGAAGAAAGAGGTCCCACATTATTGGAGGACTTTATTCTTAGAGAGAAGATCACTCATTTTGATCATGAAAGAATTCCTGAGAGAATTGTCCATGCGAGAGGATCGGGAGCTCATGGTGTTTTCAAGCTTCATAAAAACATGGAGAAATATACAAAAGCAGGATTTTTAAATCAGGTCGGAAAAGAAACTCCTGTATTTGTAAGATTTTCTACTGTAGCAGGAAGTAAGGGAAGTACTGATCTGGCAAGAGATGTCAGAGGATTCGCAGTTAAATTCTATACGGAGGAAGGGAATTATGATCTGGTAGGAAATAATATTCCTGTATTCTTTATTCAGGATGCCATGAAGTTTCCTGATCTGATTCATGCCGTAAAACCCGAGCCTGATAACGAAATTCCCCAGGCCGCTTCTGCTCATGATACGTTCTGGGATTTTATATCATTAATGCCTGAAAGTATGCACATGATTATGTGGGCAATGAGTGATCGTGCTATTCCCCGTAGCCTTAGAATGATGGAAGGTTTTGGGGTTCACACATTTAAGTTCATTAATAATGAAGGTACAGTAAATTTTGTGAAATTTCATTTTAAACCTAAGCTTGGTGTTCATTCCGTAGCATGGGATGAGGCTCAGAAAATATCAGGTATTGATCCTGATTTTCATAAAAGAGATCTTTGGGAAGCCATTGAAAACGGGAACTTTCCGGAATGGGATTTCGGAGTACAGATTATTCCTGAAGAGGATGAAAATGATTTTGATTTTGATCTGTTGGATCCTACCAAACTAATTCCTGAAGAGTTGATTCCTGTACAAATTATAGGAACATTGACACTGAATAAAAACCCCGAGAATTTTTTTGCAGAAACCGAGCAGGTGGCTTTTCATCCTGGACATCTTATTCCGGGGATTGATTTCAGTAATGACCCTTTACTTCAAGGCAGACTGTTTTCCTACACAGATACACAGTTATCTAGGTTAGGATCTCCTAATTTTCATGAGATTCCTATTAACCGCTCTGTTAACGGTGTTCATAATAATCAGCGTGATGGCCATATGAGACAGCAGATCGTAAAGGGAAAAGTAAGTTATGAACCTAATACGATTGGGGGTGGGTGTCCTTTTCAGGCAATGATGAAAGAAGGGGGTTTTACTTCGCATCAGGAAAGAGTTTCAGGAAATAAAATACGGGCACGAAGTAAAAGTTTTGTGGACCATTATTCGCAGGCCAAATTATTTTATAACAGCCAGTCAGATCATGAGAGAAAACATATTCAGAAAGCTTTGATTTTTGAATTGTCTAAAGTCAATATTCCCGACATTAGAGAAAGGGTAGTAGGACAGCTAGGATATATCGATAGGGACCTAGCTGCTAAAGTTGGTGAAAAATTGGGGATAAAAGTAAAAAAACTGGATCAGCCTAATCAAAGTATTCCAGCTGACCAAAACCCAGATACTTTACAAAGTGAATCTCTGGAGCCTAAGCCAGATAAATCAGAAGCACTCAGCATGCATAATACGATTAAAGATACAATTAAAAGCAGGGTGATTGGATTTATTGTAGCTAATGGGTTTAATGAGGATAAGGTGAACATATTGAAGAATAAATTGGAGTCTCTTCATGCAAGGGTAGATTTTATCGCGCCAAGTATGGCACCTGTGAAGTCTGAAAAAGGAACATTAATTAACCCTAAACATACATTGACAAATACGGCAAGTGTATGTTTTGATGCATTGTATATATGTTCAGGGAAAAATGCAGTGCAGGAACTTTTAAATAGTGAGAATAAAAATGGAGTGTTGAATTTTGTAAATGAGGCCTACAGGCATTGTAAAGCAATTTACTTTGGAGATGAAACCGAAGAAATTTATATTTTTAGCAATATTTCCGATAAAAAGCATGACGATCCTGCAGTTATTACATCAGAGCATCAGAACGGGATTGAAAAATTTGTAAAAGCAGTGGCAGGACATAGAGTTTGGGAGCTTGAAACGGAGCGGAACAGTTAA
- a CDS encoding AraC family transcriptional regulator, which produces MDHQPLPITPALDRYIASASYFLQSAGEFCEFKMVPRMFSTLFFVIEKKNSLEMSNGTEVHKFQPNSIYALGVGNLPASFHVISEIEVILIQMHPGMSCLFHNDDAHISTNQRFDITDIDQSIKDLNEKLAYADSIRIKWQLIQEYLMRKFRVNLPDKYGAVAKAINILQKSSGNFPAQNFSGQVFTSHRNLNYLFMEYIGFSPKKYADIIRFNTFVNQYIKKPELLSDIAFQCGYHDLSHLNKDFMRYIGTSPSDYFENFHSDVNNWCELDRFNS; this is translated from the coding sequence ATGGATCATCAACCGCTTCCCATAACACCTGCCCTTGACAGATATATCGCAAGTGCCAGTTATTTTTTGCAAAGCGCAGGAGAGTTTTGTGAATTTAAGATGGTGCCAAGGATGTTTTCAACACTGTTTTTTGTGATAGAAAAAAAGAATTCTCTTGAAATGTCTAATGGTACGGAAGTCCATAAATTCCAACCCAATTCCATTTACGCTTTGGGTGTAGGGAATCTTCCTGCGTCATTCCATGTGATATCCGAAATAGAGGTTATTTTGATACAGATGCACCCTGGTATGTCGTGCCTGTTCCACAATGATGATGCACACATTTCTACCAATCAGCGGTTTGATATTACCGATATAGACCAAAGTATCAAAGATCTGAACGAAAAGCTGGCTTATGCCGATTCGATTAGGATAAAATGGCAACTTATACAGGAATATCTTATGAGAAAATTCCGGGTAAATCTACCAGACAAATACGGAGCAGTTGCAAAAGCCATCAATATTCTCCAAAAAAGTTCAGGAAATTTTCCTGCCCAGAATTTCAGCGGGCAAGTGTTTACCAGCCACAGAAATCTGAATTATCTTTTTATGGAGTATATTGGTTTCTCACCGAAGAAATATGCCGACATTATCCGTTTTAACACTTTTGTGAATCAATATATAAAAAAACCAGAATTACTGTCTGATATTGCCTTTCAATGTGGTTATCACGATCTTTCACATCTGAATAAAGATTTTATGCGATACATCGGGACTTCTCCGTCGGATTATTTTGAAAACTTTCATTCCGATGTCAATAACTGGTGCGAGCTGGACCGTTTCAATTCTTAA
- a CDS encoding DUF4082 domain-containing protein yields the protein MEKYFKIITVVFFLVITISCSKDDEASELKTYPEENPLALYLEKSEFNQSTANHVDTLYSEQGFQFKPKVKGIMKAVTLKIPDNATNIRVTIWNADTHVIIKTITVPNVNANTEIRQEIEPLEMVPETRYSIVFNGNDYYERLRANGSEQNAPIDAGNVSIIYTVFVDGNSQNYPWPMQKNLIWAI from the coding sequence ATGGAAAAATATTTTAAAATTATTACAGTGGTATTTTTTTTGGTCATTACCATATCGTGCAGCAAAGACGATGAAGCCTCTGAACTGAAAACATATCCCGAAGAAAACCCACTGGCACTGTATCTTGAGAAATCTGAATTTAACCAATCGACAGCCAATCATGTTGATACTCTTTATTCTGAACAAGGATTTCAATTTAAGCCAAAAGTAAAAGGTATAATGAAGGCAGTAACACTTAAAATTCCGGATAATGCAACTAATATACGTGTTACTATTTGGAATGCTGATACCCATGTCATTATCAAAACAATAACAGTTCCGAATGTGAATGCCAATACAGAAATACGCCAAGAGATTGAGCCTTTGGAAATGGTTCCTGAAACAAGATACAGTATTGTTTTCAATGGAAATGACTATTACGAACGTTTAAGAGCAAATGGCTCCGAACAAAATGCTCCGATAGATGCCGGAAACGTATCGATAATTTATACCGTTTTTGTTGATGGAAATAGTCAAAATTACCCATGGCCTATGCAAAAAAATCTTATTTGGGCGATATAA